The window TCGGCAAGTGGGAACCGAGGATTGCATTCATTGTTGTTTCTAACTTGTGCCGGCTAGCAAATGCTGGGCTTACACGGTACTGTTGCTTGGTGCTGGCCAACACATTGATCTCAAGCTGCATTGTCGTCATAGCAACTACAGGGCAAATGGGTGTTTTCCCTGGACATGTTGCCACCATTGCAGAGGGGTTCTTTCTGTCCCTGAGGGGAATGAAGTTACCAAGTATTTCGGTAGCAGTGGGTTTGCCTTTTACACGCTAACTCTGTTACTGACATAGTTGTTGTCGACCACGTTGATCCAAGCCTGGTCCAAAAAGGCCTCGCGGACTTCACCCAGAAAAGGCTGAAGCCCAGATCGGTGTCGATGTCGTAGGGTATTGAATGCTGCACCATCCGGTTGAGTATTGGTATTTATCGCTTGAGATATGGTCCTCTTGGCTCATGATTCAACAGGAGGAAAGAGGTGCAAATCCAATAATTTTTTGTGGGATAAGGAAATTACAGAAAACATAATTAAAATGATGTTCCTGATGAAATAATGGAACTTGTGGTGTACTTGTCATGGCTTCCAATTGTAGTGAGCTCTCGTCGTAATGGTGAAGTCCCTAAGCAGTCTGCAGCAGCATAACCTGTTAGCTGCCATGGTTAAACATGATCAAATTGGGAATTCGGAGAAGCTAATTATTTGTCTTCGATATAACCTTTTCTGCTTTGGTTATGGCCAAGACTTGCAACTGAGAGATAACAAGTAATGCAATCACACTGACATGGTGATATGCAATTATAAAGTTTTCTCCAATTACAATTAAAAATCAAACTGTTTTAACTATTTAGGATCAATCGTATGGATTTTTATTTTAAACAATCTTAGAAAATTTTCACACACACGCATAACATATGGCAGGAAATTTTCAAAAGGGTGTTGATGACCATTTCAAGCCTTTTGTATTAAACATTAATCTTTAGTGTTATTAATgagctgtttttttttttaaagtagcATTGGTTATGGTGTTCATATCTATGCTTGTCAGGTGATTCATAATCTAATTAACAAATTCTAACAAGCATAAATTAATGCAAAGATTAAAAATAGTGAATTTTTTGTCATCCGAATTTGGACTTTCTGTCAATTGTTTTGCAGCAAGTTGACATCACTTGCAATAGGCATTCATGAAAATAGACCTTTACATATTTTATTATAAGCAGGCTAACATCGTATACTGTATCTGCAAATTAGGTTGTGAGATAGAACCGAAGTTTGGATACTCTCTCGATCCTCTCACATGTGGCTATGTGATTCTTCTTAAAGTTTCCATCTTACTTTTATCCAGGGGATGATTTGTTGAAGGACCCGAAGGGATATGTCAATTACATGTAAAATGATACCCTCCCTTTGAGAATTGGCAGAAGCTCAATTGTAATGGCTCTAGTAAGATGGATGCTACTGGAGAGGCTGGTTTTCTTATTCGGAATAATAATAAGTGTACTTTGGATGTTGGATGCAAGCGTACAATGAACACGCCAATACTCTACAATTAATCCGTTGCATCGATGGAAGGGCTTGCTGTTGCATTTAGAACTTGATGCACTTACATGTGGTTGTATACAAAGAAACCATTGAAGATCAAACAAGTCGCAATGGCTATTGCAGcaacaaaattaaaatttatatcacTGAATAGCAATTAACCAGAGATAAAATGATATTCTTAATACATTGCAAAATAGATTAATACTTTAAAATTATAACTCTTAAGTATTTGACTACTGCTACATGGTTGTCTTTGATGAATGGATTGTTTGACACAATATAATATCCTTAATAGCAATTAACTTGAGATAAATTGATATCCTTAATACATTATATTAGAGATTAATGTTCTAAAATCAACACTCTTGAGTATTTGATTGCTTCGGTTAATCACTGATTCAATCACCAACCTTTGATAATAAATTATCGACTCAATTGAATGATTCAACATATTAGTgaagtaagtaaatgataatgATTTGAGTGACTTTTCTTTGTTTCCTTTAATCATGAATGAGACAAGTCGTTACGTCAATGAATAGATCGTTTAACATGACACGATGTCTTAAATAGCAATTAACTTGAGATAAGTTGATATCATTAATATATTGAAATAGATATTAATGATCCAAAATCAACACTCTTGACTATTTGATTGCTTTTGTTAGTAACTGATTCAATAACTAAACTTTGATGATAAATTCTTAATTTAATTGAATGATTCAGCATATTAGTAGAGTCAAGTAAATGACAATAGTTTAAGTGACTTTTCTTTATTTCCTTTGTTCAAGAATTAGACAAATTGTTGGGTTAAGTAAATGATAGCGTTTGGAAGTAGCTTCTTTGGTTGCCTTCACTAATGGATTGTTTGACACAACACGATTTTCTTAATAGTAATTAATATGAGATAAGTTGATGCTTTTAATATATTGAAATATGGATTAATGCTCCAAAATCAACAATCCTAAATATTTAATTACTTCTTTTAGCCCCTGATTCAATAACTTACTTTTGATTATAAATTCTCGACTCAATTGAATGATTCAACACATTAAGtaaatgaaaatgatttgaatgatttttttattttcttaatttaagaaATAGGTAAATCATCAAGTCAAGTAAACGATAACGATTAAGAATAGCTTTCTTTTGTTATCTGACATGACATCGATTGTAGATGAAGAGTTACTTAATTTTTAGTTAATACAAATAAGAAGACAACCATATCATCTTGAATCTACATTGTGTCGGGAAGATATCTCAGACAAGTATAATTAATATAGAACAATAAAATTTGTATCAGTTGAAGTTAATTAATACATCTCTTAGACAATAATAATACTATCTtcaataatatattaataattaatacttattattataaataataagtcATCTCCAACATCGTATTGGCTAGTAGAAATCCATTCATTGAAAAGATAATATATGCCatcttcataaataaaaaaaaacgtAAAAACACATACGAGTAATTAAGTGCACCTTCATGACTACAGACAATTAATACTTTCCTATTGTTTGGTAATACGAAAATGGATATATTTATACACTTGTTGGGATTGGACTTGATTGAAGATAAGTTCGTCTGGCTAACAATTGATGCTGATGTAAGATGTGGAAACAATCGCTCCATGAATAATTTCTAGCAATATGTATGacatttcaaatgtttatcaTAAATCTtggtaaatttctcaatttctgtggattttttttttttaagaaagacaACTTTTCATTGACTCAGAAAAAGCAGCAGAAGGGTTGGACGGTTTGCCTAAGGCGTCCAGCTTATAACATTGTTAGAACCCAAAGTTtctaccaaaaataaaaaatattaattgatgCACTTTGCAATTTAAGAATCATGGTACATAGATGAGATCAAAAGAGTGCTATTTTGCCATAAATTTCATGCTACACTGACGAGGGCTTTTTACTTCCACCACCAATCTCCAATCATACTGTTGGATGTCTGCTTAAATATCAGGTCAATCTCGGTTAGCGATATGGTCTGatgtataataaatatattacttCCCCAAAGGTTTGACTGGTAGATTAGGATTATGATCAGGAACGCGATACCTATGGTGGAAATTAAGCAATCAATCGAAAAGCCTCCACCGTGAGTTTCAAATTGTGTTGGACATTGAATTGTTTCCATGTTGCTTGACTTTGACTCGTGACAATTTTGTTGGACACATCTTTGTGTGGAACATTCAGCCTCATCCAGGAGTTCCCTCATGATAACTTTCTCCTCTAACGGGGCAGTCACGCATACGTTAGGCAAATATGAGCTTATATACACACATGAGAGCGAGCTGCTTTAGGAGTAGAGCtcaccattaaacatgggtgggagAACCCCTCTTCTTGTCCTCACCTTTTCTCTTGCTGTTCTGAGCATGAAGCTTGGGATTTCTCATGGCTGCCGAGAGACGGAGAGGAAAGCCCTCATCGACTTCAAGCGTGGACTTCATGATCCTTCCAATCGTCTCTCTTCCTGGGTCGGGGAGGACTGTTGTGCGTGGGAAGGAGTTGGCTGCAGCAACATCTCTGGTCATGTTATCAAGCTGGATCTTCGAAATAGACGTCTGACGTATCCAATTGAGTACTGCACTCATCAGGAGGTGTACGACATGTTGGATGATGATCCAGGATGCAAATGGGCAGTGCGTGGTGACATAACTCCATCACTGCGTTCTCTCCAACAACTTAATCGCCTGGACCTCAGCGGCAACTATTTTATGCATAAACCTATCCCAAAGTTCTTGGGAGCTTTCAGAAGACTAACATATCTTAACCTCTCAGGTGCAGGTTTCGTGGGTAGAGTACCTGACCAGCTCGGAAATCTATCCACTTTGCAGCACCTCGACCTTTCTTATAACTGCTATGGGGTTGATGAAGGTGATGACTTCTTCTGCTTGTACCTTGAGAACACGAGATGGATCTCTATGCTCACTTCCCTTCGGCATCTTAACATGACTTGTGTCCGGTTTACAAATGCGGCCAACTGGTTACAAGATTTGAATGCACTACCACATATACAAGAGATTGAATTAAGTTATTGTGACTTAGGGACCTTTCCACGTTCGCTGTCTCATGCCAACTTCACATCTCTCACCACTCTTGATTTAGGATACAATGATATAAACTCCACCATACCAGATTGGGTGTTCAATATTACTAGCCTCGAGTTCCTTTATCTTGGTGGGAATGACCTATCTGGATTCTTTCCTAATTCTGTTACGAAGTTGACATCTCTCAAGGCACTCGACTTGTCTTGGAGTGTGTTCCAAGATGGCTTCATGATATTAGCTCCTATATCCAACCTCTGCAAGCTCCAAATTCTCAACCTACGCTATGTGCCTGTTAACGATGTACTTGCCAATTTAAAAATGGTTTTCTCTGGATGTCTTAGGAATAGCATGGAGGAATTGTACCTCGGAGGCACCCAACTGAGTGGTTTCTTTCCGGATTGGCTAGGGAACATCAAGAATCTTAAATCTCTTGATCTTTCTTTCAACTCCCTCTGTGGATCAGTGCCTGCATCTATCGGGAATCTATCATTGCTACAACATTTGGTTTTATATTCCAATAATTTGAATGGGACGATTTCGAAAGGAATCGGACAACTGAAGAGCCTTGTTGATTTGGATCTCTCCGATAACTCGTTAAGTTTATCGGAGGACGACCTGGCTAATCTATCGAGTTTGAAATATTTGGACATTTCGTACAACTTCATTGAATTGAACAAAGGCGATGACTGGATACCTCCTTTTCAGCTTCGAAGCCTCTCCATGGAGTTCTGCCAAATAGGGCCCACACCCCAATTTCCAAAATGGCTCCGAACACAGACCACTCTTCGTCAACTACATTTGTCAAGTGCAAGTATCAAAGACATGTTTTTCGATAGGCTTCCTTCTAGTCTTGAGTATTTGGATCTCAGAAATAATTCTTTATCAGGACATCTTCCTCCAAAAATATTAAACATGATGCCAAGACTCAAATATTTGGATCTCTCCAACAACAAGATTACTGGTAAGATGAATTCTTTCTAGATATTTATTTCTCTCAAATAACTTCTTCTCATGAATTTTCATCCAAGAATCTCAAACACAATGCCAAACTTACTATCGTTTAATTTATCTATTGTTTCAAgctctttattttttctttttgaaatacTCCAATTTTAAAAATGGCTCCAAACACAAATATCCCTTCATGTTTTATATTTTCACTTGCAGGAGTAAAAGACATGATTCTCGATGGGCATCCTTCTAGTCTTGAGCAATTGGATCTTTCTTATAACTCTCTCCATGAATCACAACTTGTATCTCTTGGAAACCTCTCTATGCTGCGATATTTGGATTTAGGATCCAACAATTTGAATGGGATGCTTCCGGAAGGCATCAAACGGTTGAAGGGCCTTGCCTATTTGGATCTCTACAATAACTCATTGAGATTATCGGAGGACGACCTTGCTAATCTGTCAAGTTTGAAATATTTGGTCATTTCATACAACTCTATATACTTGAACAAAAACGATGATTGGATCCCTCCCTTTCAGCTTAACACCCTTTCGATGGAATTCTGTCAAATACTTCCCATGCCCCAATTTCCGAAATGGCTCCGAACACAAACCACTCTTAGtggattatttttatcaaatacaGGGATCAAAGAAACGATTCCCAACTGGCTTCCATCCGGTCTCCAATATTTGGATCTATCCGATAACAAGATTACTGGTGAGATACCACAATTCTTTCCGAAAttgaaatatttatttctttCGAATAACTCGTTCTCAGGGAATCTTTCACcaagaatcacaaatatcatgcCAAGCTTACAATGGTTCGATATATCAACGAATAATATGAGTGGTGAGATTCCCTTCTCTTATTGTCAATTGAGGAATTTGGAAGGGCTTCAGCTTTCTGAAAATAATTTGTCAGGAGAGGTTCCTAATTGCTGGAAAAATTCCTCAAATTTacttcttttagacttatcaagcAACAAATTAGTAGGTGGAGTCCCTGATTCGCTCTGTAATTTGCAAACACTGGAGTCACTGCACTTGAGTCACAATAATTTATCCGGGCCGATTCCTCATTGTTTAAAGAGTTGCACAGAACTATCTACTCTCGACTTGGGCCACAACAACTTTATCGGGAACATACCAACTTGGATAGGAGAAAGCCTATTGTACCTGAAGACGCTTAGCTTACGCTCGAATGCCTTCAACGGCAGTATTCCTCGATTATCTTCTCTACCATCTCTTCATATCTTGGATCTCTCCAACAACAATCTTTCAGGAACGATACCACAGAGCTTTGGAGACTTCAGTGTGTTAAAAAGCGCCCCTATGTATCAGTGTTGTTACTTCAACAACGAAACATTCTCGGAGGAAGATATGTGGCTCTTCATAAAAGGAAGTGAAATCAAGTATACCACCATAAGACAACTTTCAATTGATACACTTATTGATCTCTCCAACAATTACTTATCTGGAAACATCCCGGAAGAATTGGGGAATTTGCATGGATTACGGAGTCTAAATCTATCCGAAAATTACCTTATAGGTCAGATACCAAGAAGCATTGGCGAAATGAAACAACTAGAAGTTCTCGATCTCTCAAGAAATAATCTCTCGGGTGCAATTCCTTCCGGTTTGGAGGCC of the Musa acuminata AAA Group cultivar baxijiao chromosome BXJ3-2, Cavendish_Baxijiao_AAA, whole genome shotgun sequence genome contains:
- the LOC135631410 gene encoding receptor-like protein EIX2; the encoded protein is MGGRTPLLVLTFSLAVLSMKLGISHGCRETERKALIDFKRGLHDPSNRLSSWVGEDCCAWEGVGCSNISGHVIKLDLRNRRLTYPIEYCTHQEVYDMLDDDPGCKWAVRGDITPSLRSLQQLNRLDLSGNYFMHKPIPKFLGAFRRLTYLNLSGAGFVGRVPDQLGNLSTLQHLDLSYNCYGVDEGDDFFCLYLENTRWISMLTSLRHLNMTCVRFTNAANWLQDLNALPHIQEIELSYCDLGTFPRSLSHANFTSLTTLDLGYNDINSTIPDWVFNITSLEFLYLGGNDLSGFFPNSVTKLTSLKALDLSWSVFQDGFMILAPISNLCKLQILNLRYVPVNDVLANLKMVFSGCLRNSMEELYLGGTQLSGFFPDWLGNIKNLKSLDLSFNSLCGSVPASIGNLSLLQHLVLYSNNLNGTISKGIGQLKSLVDLDLSDNSLSLSEDDLANLSSLKYLDISYNFIELNKGDDWIPPFQLRSLSMEFCQIGPTPQFPKWLRTQTTLRQLHLSSASIKDMFFDRLPSSLEYLDLRNNSLSGHLPPKILNMMPRLKYLDLSNNKITGVKDMILDGHPSSLEQLDLSYNSLHESQLVSLGNLSMLRYLDLGSNNLNGMLPEGIKRLKGLAYLDLYNNSLRLSEDDLANLSSLKYLVISYNSIYLNKNDDWIPPFQLNTLSMEFCQILPMPQFPKWLRTQTTLSGLFLSNTGIKETIPNWLPSGLQYLDLSDNKITGEIPQFFPKLKYLFLSNNSFSGNLSPRITNIMPSLQWFDISTNNMSGEIPFSYCQLRNLEGLQLSENNLSGEVPNCWKNSSNLLLLDLSSNKLVGGVPDSLCNLQTLESLHLSHNNLSGPIPHCLKSCTELSTLDLGHNNFIGNIPTWIGESLLYLKTLSLRSNAFNGSIPRLSSLPSLHILDLSNNNLSGTIPQSFGDFSVLKSAPMYQCCYFNNETFSEEDMWLFIKGSEIKYTTIRQLSIDTLIDLSNNYLSGNIPEELGNLHGLRSLNLSENYLIGQIPRSIGEMKQLEVLDLSRNNLSGAIPSGLEALNFLNQLNLSYNNLSGRIPTGNQLQTFTDPSIYAGNPNLCGPPLPKNCTVNIVKVDEEEQNEYSSESRMETLWLYTSITLGFIIGFWAICGSLLLRRTWRITYFRATDNLCDKLYVVMVVTVAKYKRKL